In the Lujinxingia vulgaris genome, one interval contains:
- a CDS encoding IS4/Tn5 family transposase DNA-binding protein: MADLTLSDELQDVDLGDKRRNERYVRIAGRLAAQPD; this comes from the coding sequence ATGGCAGATCTGACGTTGAGCGATGAACTCCAAGACGTGGATCTGGGCGATAAACGGCGCAACGAGCGCTATGTCAGAATCGCCGGACGACTGGCCGCGCAACCCGATAA